One window from the genome of Kluyveromyces marxianus DMKU3-1042 DNA, complete genome, chromosome 3 encodes:
- the SPG4 gene encoding Spg4p, with protein MSKFFEAFEVYNRNKHAPGDAKSRGGNHSNIGTGNTTYMFAREYRGPNKVQAVPRSQEDGQAQAQPQMVDVSKLSREEFEAMYYKMHPETPRGEPNNKVNF; from the coding sequence ATGTCCAAGTTCTTCGAAGCGTTCGAAGTCTACAACCGAAACAAGCACGCCCCAGGCGACGCCAAGTCCAGAGGCGGAAACCACTCCAATATTGGCACGGGAAACACCACCTATATGTTTGCCAGAGAGTATAGAGGCCCCAACAAGGTCCAAGCGGTGCCCAGGAGCCAGGAGGACGGTCAGGCCCAGGCCCAACCTCAGATGGTGGACGTTTCCAAACTCTCGCGAGAAGAGTTCGAGGCGATGTACTACAAGATGCATCCAGAGACGCCCAGAGGCGAGCCCAACAACAAGGTGAACTTCTGA
- the PMU1 gene encoding putative phosphomutase — MPTFKAVPEYFDIPGQGLGVSQGESMSNCPAPGQGLVQTLEQALANPSHKLLVLCRHGQGHHNVCESTFGTEKWESQVALQPTFGSIVLEDAHLTDLGMQQVRDAGTNLLAPLVQTLGWPERMYCSPMRRCIETFMESWGAVVECSSSASSSASSSASPEVEDEQSTGELPHDIVKTWIMGQGSGPSPDPDQLASQCVVTAHVSETFRETLGRHYCDKRVSHSETIGQYGTRTLVLPAPKSSPTLHVSWQYPNNPPMDEEDTMWSPTHRETDDEIDARIGPGLNEILSGPERYISLTCHSGVIHSALRVLGHPPLRQLLTGGVVFVVVTPEPCAV, encoded by the coding sequence ATGCCCACGTTCAAAGCAGTTCCCGAATACTTTGACATCCCAGGCCAGGGCCTGGGAGTCAGCCAGGGCGAGAGCATGAGCAATTGCCCTGCCCCAGGCCAAGGCCTGGTGCAAACCCTGGAACAAGCCCTCGCCAATCCCTCCCACAAACTCCTAGTTCTTTGCAGACACGGCCAGGGCCACCACAACGTGTGCGAATCGACGTTTGGCACCGAGAAATGGGAGTCCCAAGTGGCATTGCAGCCCACATTTGGTAGTATCGTCCTCGAGGACGCTCACCTGACGGATCTCGGCATGCAGCAGGTTCGCGATGCCGGGACAAACTTGCTGGCACCATTGGTACAGACCCTGGGATGGCCAGAGCGCATGTACTGCTCGCCCATGAGACGGTGTATCGAGACATTCATGGAGTCCTGGGGTGCGGTGGTAGAGTGTTCATCTTCTGCCTCATCTTCTGCCTCATCTTCTGCCTCGCCAGAGGTAGAAGATGAGCAATCTACAGGAGAACTCCCCCACGATATTGTGAAAACCTGGATCATGGGCCAAGGATCTGGACCAAGTCCAGATCCAGATCAATTGGCCAGCCAGTGTGTTGTTACTGCCCACGTCTCCGAAACCTTTCGCGAAACGCTTGGCAGACACTACTGCGACAAACGTGTTTCCCACTCCGAAACCATCGGCCAATACGGTACCAGGACCCTGGTCTTACCAGCTCCGAAATCCTCGCCCACCCTCCACGTCTCGTGGCAATATCCCAACAACCCTCCAATGGATGAGGAGGACACCATGTGGAGCCCAACGCATCGTGAGACCGACGACGAGATCGACGCACGTATCGGACCGGGCCTCAACGAGATCCTAAGCGGGCCCGAACGCTACATCTCGCTCACATGCCACTCGGGTGTGATCCACAGCGCGTTGCGCGTGCTGGGCCACCCTCCATTGAGGCAGTTGCTCACCGGTGGTGTTGTCTTCGTGGTGGTGACGCCTGAACCCTGTGCCGTTTAG
- the dur3-1 gene encoding sodium:solute symporter family protein, protein MSKYLHEDSQSTENFMVANRNIGVGLTGSVVFSSWYWATEILWVVTMVYSYGIMSSFWYFAGLSVQICVMSLLGIQAKKKIPNGHTCLEIIELRYGKPSHLLYMFMCLVNNLLSASEMILGAAAAISIVSGNLNIVASTMLIPFGVMCYTVVGGLKATFLTDYLHSLVALIILVYFNTAVISSDKIGGISGLYNKVIKHELEQPDSYIQGNYKGSFLTGKSQGAIYFGIINCVGNFGLTVMDSSFWQKAFSANIRASVPGYLIAAALIPAVVWPLGTIVGLANVVLEKESFFPTYPRQMNDNEINNGFGLPYTLMAVLGKKSLGALLLTIYLAVTSTVSAQMIAVSSIISFDIYRQYFNSSATNSQLIKVSHIGVIFFGLFSAGFTVMLHYVGVDMTWMGYFTSMINCPGVVPLTLAILWDRQTKLAAIVSPIVGCIAGLAVWLGTAYKLANLIVGGPTLETSLEGSLEEPSKEKSKEASKEASKDDGIVQITEWPSDDDNNSSTTPSQVKTQRIADFYTKVAAGSVVFVTLVTWVLWPLPLYRDYVFSMAFFTGWTVVAIFWVYLALIMIGLFPLWDGRESLMKVVRGVIGSIADSIARPIARPRPGN, encoded by the exons ATGTCCAAGTACCTCCACGAAGATTCCCAATCAACGGAAAACTTTATGGTCGCCAACAGAAACATCGGAGTCGGCTTGACTGGCTCCGTCGTTTTCAGTTCCTGGTACTGGGCCACCGAAATCTTATGGGTCGTCACCATGGTCTACAGCTACGGTATCATGAGCAGTTTCTGGTACTTTGCCGGACTCTCAGTGCAAATATGCGTCATGTCGCTTCTGGGAATCCaggcaaagaaaaagatccCAAACGGCCATACATGCTTAGAGATTATTGAGCTCCGCTATGGGAAACCCTCACATTTGCTCTACATGTTCATGTGTCTCGTGAACAACTTGTTGTCTGCCTCAGAAATGATCTTGGgtgcagcagcagcaatatCCATTGTATCGGGGAACCTCAACATCGTTGCGTCTACCATGCTGATCCCCTTTGGCGTCATGTGCTATACCGTGGTTGGCGGGCTAAAGGCTACGTTCTTAACAGACTATCTCCACTCATTGGTTGCCTTAATTATCCTGGTCTACTTCAACACCGCTGTCATCTCAAGCGACAAAATTGGCGGCATCAGTGGCCTATACAACAAAGTTATTAAACACGAGCTTGAACAGCCGGACAGTTACATACAGGGCAACTACAAGGGTTCTTTCCTCACGGGGAAATCCCAGGGCGCCATCTATTTCGGTATCATCAATTGCGTGGGCAATTTCGGCTTGACCGTGATGGATTCCAGTTTTTGGCAGAAAGCCTTTAGTGCCAACATTAGGGCCTCGGTGCCCGGGTACCTCATTGCCGCTGCATTGATCCCCGCTGTAGTGTGGCCCCTGGGGACCATCGTTGGCCTAGCAAACGTAGTGCTTGAAAAGGAGTCCTTCTTCCCAACGTACCCCAGACAGATGAACGATAACGAGATCAACAACGGGTTTGGACTTCCATACACTTTGATGGCCGTGCTGGGTAAAAAATCACTTGGGGCGCTCTTGTTAACCATTTACCTTGCAGTTACCTCTACCGTGAGTGCCCAGATGATTGCAGTGAGTTCCATCATCTCGTTCGATATCTACAGACAATACTTCAACTCGAGTGCGACTAATTCGCAGCTGATCAAAGTTTCCCACATTGGCGTCATATTCTTTGGTTTATTTTCTGCTGGGTTCACCGTAATGCTGCACTACGTTGGCGTGGACATGACGTGGATGGGCTACTTCACGTCGATGATCAATTGCCCCGGTGTTGTGCCTCTGACTCTGGCGATCTTATGGGATAGACAAACGAAACTGGCAGCGATTGTTTCTCCGATTGTTGGGTGCATTGCGGGACTAGCCGTGTGGCTCGGGACCGCATATAAACT GGCGAATTTGATTGTGGGGGGGCCGACCTTGGAGACCTCCTTGGAGGGGTCCTTGGAGGAGCCCTCAAAGGAGAAGTCCAAAGAGGCCTCTAAAGAGGCCTCTAAAGATGACGGTATTGTCCAGATAACCGAGTGGCCCAGTGACGACGACAACAACTCCAGCACTACTCCCTCCCAGGTGAAGACGCAGAGAATTGCAGATTTCTACACCAAGGTAGCAGCCGGGTCGGTGGTATTTGTGACGCTGGTGACGTGGGTGCTGTGGCCGTTGCCGTTGTACCGCGACTATGTGTTTTCCATGGCGTTCTTTACCGGGTGGACGGTGGTGGCCATTTTCTGGGTGTACTTGGCGTTGATTATGATAGGGTTGTTTCCGTTGTGGGATGGGAGGGAGTCGTTGATGAAGGTGGTGAGGGGGGTAATAGGCTCAATTGCCGACTCAATTGCCAGGCCAATTGCCAGGCCTCGGCCTGGTAATTGA
- the ILV2 gene encoding acetolactate synthase catalytic subunit, with protein sequence MLAGRIASQRSARIHSIHKLYKHSRCIAMIGGARAPPIHMVPTGTRSAASAAAVSSAETSNEQPARPQPAPSFNIPSLKNRTTTNSNSKDKHGLAQMDDSFIGMTGGEIFHEMMQRHNVDTVFGYPGGAILPVYDAIYNSDKFKFVLPRHEQGAGHMAEGYARASGKPGVVLVTSGPGATNVVTPMADALADGVPLVVFTGQVATSAIGTDAFQEADVVGISRSCTKWNVMVRSIEELPRRINEAFEIATSGRPGPVLVDLPKDVTAAVLRNPIPMKSILPSDTLNQLTQRVVDEYTLQNIGRAAELINKAKKPLLYVGAGILGHSKGPQFLKQLSDRAQIPVTTTLQGLGAFDQEDPKSLDMVGMHGNAAANLAIQNADLIIALGARFDDRVTLNISKFAPEARKAALEKRGGIVHFEISPKNINKVVEAEVAVEGDVTHNLEKLLPLIETVPERPEWSAQVQEWKQKYPYSYQRETPGSKIKPQTVISKLSKLVNSTGKPAIVTTGVGQHQMWAAQQWTWKSPRTFITSGGLGTMGYGLPAAIGAQVARPDAIVIDIDGDASFNMTLMELSSAVQARTPIKILLLNNEEQGMVTQWQSLFYEHRYSHTHQLNPDFVKLAEAMGLKALRLSDQKDTDAVLKQFIDYNDGPILLEVQVEKKVPVLPMVPTGKGLHEFINFDPEEEKKQNELRHKRTNGKH encoded by the coding sequence ATGCTTGCAGGTCGCATTGCCTCCCAGAGGTCCGCTAGGATCCACAGCATTCACAAATTGTACAAGCACTCCAGGTGCATCGCGATGATTGGTGGTGCCAGGGCACCACCAATCCATATGGTGCCTACCGGCACCAGGTCAGCTGCCtcagctgctgctgtttcATCAGCTGAGACCTCAAATGAACAGCCAGCCCGCCCACAGCCCGCCCCAAGCTTCAATATCCCATCGTTGAAAAATcgcaccaccaccaattccaattccaagGACAAGCATGGACTCGCCCAGATGGACGACTCCTTCATCGGCATGACCGGAGGTGAGATCTTCCACGAAATGATGCAGCGTCACAACGTCGATACCGTCTTTGGGTACCCGGGAGGTGCCATCTTGCCCGTATACGACGCCATTTACAACTCCGACAAGTTCAAGTTCGTCTTGCCCAGACACGAACAAGGTGCTGGCCACATGGCTGAGGGTTATGCGCGTGCGTCTGGTAAGCCAGGTGTCGTTTTGGTGACGTCTGGCCCAGGTGCCACGAACGTCGTCACGCCAATGGCCGATGCGCTAGCGGACGGTGTGCCGTTGGTCGTGTTCACGGGCCAAGTTGCTACGTCTGCCATCGGAACAGATGCGTTCCAGGAGGCAGACGTCGTGGGGATCTCGAGATCGTGCACGAAATGGAACGTCATGGTACGGTCCATCGAGGAATTGCCCCGTAGAATCAACGAGGCGTTCGAAATCGCAACCTCGGGCAGACCAGGCCCAGTCTTGGTCGATTTGCCCAAGGATGTCACCGCTGCAGTGCTCAGAAACCCAATCCCCATGAAGTCCATTCTCCCCTCGGATACGTTGAACCAGTTGACGCAGCGCGTCGTGGACGAGTACACGTTGCAGAACATCGGCAGGGCCGCTGAGTTGATCAACAAGGCCAAGAAACCGTTGCTATATGTAGGAGCAGGAATCTTGGGCCACTCCAAGGGCCCCCAGTTCCTCAAACAGTTGAGCGACAGAGCACAGATCCCAGTCACTACGACGCTCCAGGGTCTAGGAGCGTTCGACCAAGAAGACCCCAAGTCGCTAGACATGGTCGGGATGCACGGAAACGCAGCAGCCAACTTGGCCATCCAAAACGCAGACCTCATCATCGCCCTAGGAGCACGGTTCGACGACCGTGTCACGTTGAACATCTCCAAGTTCGCACCAGAGGCCCGTAAGGCCGCGCTAGAGAAGCGCGGTGGGATCGTCCACTTCGAGATCTCCCCAAAGAACATCAACAAGGTCGTCGAAGCAGAGGTCGCTGTCGAAGGAGACGTCACGCACAACTTGGAGAAATTGCTCCCATTGATCGAAACAGTGCCAGAGAGACCAGAGTGGTCCGCCCAGGTGCAAGAGTGGAAGCAAAAGTACCCATACTCGTACCAACGCGAAACCCCGGGCTCCAAGATCAAGCCCCAAACCGTCATCTCCAAGCTGTCCAAGTTGGTCAACAGCACCGGTAAGCCAGCTATCGTCACAACAGGTGTCGGCCAGCACCAGATGTGGGCCGCTCAACAATGGACTTGGAAAAGCCCAAGAACTTTCATCACCTCCGGTGGTCTAGGAACCATGGGTTACGGCTTGCCCGCAGCTATCGGTGCCCAAGTCGCAAGACCAGACGCTATCGTCATCGACATCGACGGTGACGCCTCATTCAACATGACCTTGATGGAACTCTCGTCTGCAGTGCAGGCCAGAACCCCAATCAAAATCCTCTTGCTCAACAACGAGGAACAAGGTATGGTCACCCAATGGCAGAGCTTGTTCTACGAACACCGTTACTCGCATACCCACCAGCTGAATCCAGACTTTGTCAAGCTAGCCGAGGCAATGGGACTCAAGGCCCTCAGACTCTCAGACCAAAAGGACACCGACGCCGTCTTGAAACAGTTCATCGACTACAACGACGGCCCCATCTTGTTGGAGGTGCAGGTCGAGAAGAAGGTCCCTGTCTTGCCCATGGTCCCTACCGGTAAGGGTCTCCACGAGTTCATCAACTTTGATccagaagaggaaaagaagcagaacGAATTGCGTCACAAGCGCACTAACGGGAAGCATTAG
- the MYO1 gene encoding myosin family protein yields MAIIRRAKNKQAPQKRADATIKKATFDATKKKEVGVSDLTLLSSISDDAINQNLKKRFENGTIYTYIGHVLISVNPFRDLGIYTDAVLQSYKGKNRLEVPPHVFAIAEAMYYNLKAYNENQCVIISGESGAGKTEAAKRIMQYIAAASDTHEASIGKIKDMVLATNPLLESFGCAKTLRNNNSSRHGKYLEIRFNEQFEPCAGQITNYLLEKQRVVGQIKNERNFHIFYQFTKGASDTYRQNFGVLQPDQYVYTSASGCTSVDTIDDLDDFKETLKAMDVIGLSQDEQDQIFRMLSAILWIGNISFIENDEGNAQVRDTSVTDFVAYLLQVDASLLIKCLVERVMETGHGARRGSVYHVPLNVVQANAVRDALAKAVYSNLFDWIVDRVNVSLKAFPGAVKSIGILDIYGFEIFEHNSFEQICINYVNEKLQQIFIQLTLKSEQEEYNREQIQWTPIKYFDNKVVCDLIEAKRPPGIFATLDDSVATAHADSSAADQAFAQRLNMFSTNPHFDLRSSKFVIKHYAGDVTYDITGMTDKNKDQLQKDLAELIQTTTNPFLMNIFPDAVDKSSKKRPPTAGTKIIKSANELVDTLSKAQPSYIRTIKPNQTKSPRDYDDQQVLHQVKYLGLQENVRIRRAGFAYRQTFEKFVERFYLLSPQCSYAGDYTWQGDTLGAVKQILKDASIPTTEYQLGVTKVFIKTPETLFALEHMRDKYWYNMAARIQRAWRRFIQRRIDSAIKIQRAIKEKKGGNQYEQLRDYGNRLLGNRKERRAMSLLGYRAFMGDYLSCNEMKSKGAYIKRQAGIKEVVVFSIHGEALHSKFGRSAVRLPKTIILTPTTLYIIGQAVAQNQVSYTVDRKVNVAHIKYVSLTSLADDWVGIYVQGENLPDPFINTVFKTELITHLKQLNRALEIKVGPTITYQKKPGKIHTVKCQVSQAAPKYGDIYKSSTISVRQGLPANSKQHPKPKKKSSLLDGSDGYAPVSTSQRQSRPQPPQAAQQSQPQPQPQQRQNRPVVPQATQKKRAPPPPGANNVSSSNTSSGAGMDPRNLAATAAQAVYHPQTSQRPNKAAAPSRPQQPQQPQQQQQQQQQQQQQQQPGKKSVPPPPPPPPPSNQNIPKFQAAYDFTGTGSPSELPLTKGTVITVSKQDPSGWSLGKLLDGSKEGWVPTNYIVEYKESQAPPAPPAPPAAAATTNNNYNAASAAAVGTAAAVGVAAGAAAGAAMAQNSFSAGLADALAARANTMRLESDDESAGNAEEDDDW; encoded by the coding sequence ATGGCTATTATTAGACGAGCTAAAAACAAGCAAGCGCCTCAAAAGAGAGCGGATGCGACCATCAAGAAGGCTACTTTCGATGCgaccaaaaagaaggaggTCGGTGTGTCGGATTTGACGTTGCTATCGTCGATCTCCGACGACGCAATCAAccagaatttgaagaaacggTTCGAGAATGGAACGATCTACACGTACATTGGACATGTGTTGATCAGTGTGAACCCATTCAGGGACTTGGGGATATATACGGATGCTGTGTTGCAGAGCTATAAGGGGAAGAACCGTTTGGAGGTTCCTCCTCACGTTTTTGCCATTGCAGAAGCGATGTATTACAACTTGAAGGCGTACAATGAGAACCAGTGTGTGATTATCTCTGGTGAATCCGGTGCTGGTAAGACGGAGGCTGCGAAGCGGATCATGCAGTACATTGCAGCTGCTAGTGACACGCACGAGGCTTCGATCGGGAAGATTAAGGACATGGTTTTGGCGACAAATCCGCTCTTGGAGTCGTTCGGGTGTGCCAAGACGCTCAGGAACAACAACTCGTCGAGACACGGGAAGTACTTGGAGATCCGGTTCAACGAGCAGTTCGAGCCATGTGCGGGCCAGATCACGAACTACTTGCTCGAGAAGCAGCGTGTAGTGGGCCAGATCAAAAACGAAAGAAACTTCCACATCTTTTACCAGTTCACCAAGGGTGCCAGCGACACCTACAGACAGAACTTTGGGGTGTTGCAGCCGGACCAATACGTATACACTTCTGCTTCAGGGTGTACCTCGGTGGACACCATCGACGACTTGGATGATTTCAAAGAGACGTTAAAGGCTATGGATGTGATTGGGTTGTCGCAAGACGAGCAAGACCAGATCTTTAGGATGCTTTCTGCGATCCTTTGGATCGGTAACATCTCGTTCATCGAAAATGACGAAGGTAACGCACAGGTCAGAGACACCTCGGTCACGGATTTCGTCGCATACTTGTTACAAGTGGATGCTAGCTTGCTAATCAAGTGTCTAGTGGAAAGAGTCATGGAAACTGGCCACGGAGCAAGGAGAGGGTCTGTGTACCACGTCCCACTCAACGTCGTGCAGGCAAACGCTGTTAGAGACGCCTTGGCAAAGGCAGTCTACTCCAATCTTTTCGATTGGATCGTAGACCGTGTCAACGTGTCCTTGAAGGCGTTCCCCGGTGCAGTGAAGTCTATCGGTATTCTAGATATCTACGGGTTCGAAATCTTCGAGCACAACTCGTTCGAACAAATCTGTATCAACTACGTTAACGAAAAGCTACAGCAGatcttcatccaattgACCTTGAAAtctgaacaagaagagtaCAACAGAGAACAGATCCAGTGGACTCCAATCAAATATTTCGACAACAAAGTCGTTTGCGACTTGATTGAGGCCAAAAGACCACCGGGTATCTTTGCCACTTTGGACGATTCCGTCGCCACAGCTCATGCAGACTCCAGTGCAGCAGACCAAGCTTTCGCACAGCGTTTGAACATGTTCTCAACAAACCCACATTTTGATCTGAGATCGTCCAAATTCGTCATCAAGCACTATGCTGGTGATGTCACGTACGACATCACGGGTATGACtgacaagaacaaagatCAATTGCAAAAGGATTTGGCAGAGTTGATCCAAACAACCACCAACCCATTCTTGATGAACATTTTCCCAGATGCAGTCGACAAATCGTCAAAGAAAAGACCCCCAACGGCAGGTACCAAGATTATCAAGAGTGCTAACGAATTGGTAGATACTTTGTCCAAGGCACAACCATCCTACATCAGAACCatcaaaccaaaccaaaccaagTCACCAAGAGATTATGACGACCAACAAGTCTTACACCAGGTCAAGTATTTGGGTTTGCAAGAGAATGTGAGAATCAGAAGAGCCGGTTTCGCTTACAGACAAACGTTTGAGAAGTTTGTAGAAAGATTCTACTTGTTGTCTCCACAATGTTCTTACGCTGGTGATTACACTTGGCAAGGAGACACGTTGGGTGCTGTCAAGCAAATCCTCAAGGATGCCTCGATTCCAACCACCGAGTACCAGTTGGGTGTGACCAAAGTGTTCATCAAGACTCCAGAAACGTTGTTTGCCTTGGAACACATGAGAGACAAGTACTGGTATAACATGGCAGCCAGGATCCAACGTGCTTGGAGAAGATTCATCCAAAGGAGAATCGACTCTGCTATCAAGATCCAACGTGCcatcaaggaaaagaaaggtGGTAACCAATACGAGCAATTGCGTGATTATGGTAACAGACTCTTGGGCAacagaaaggaaagaagagccATGTCTCTCTTGGGTTATAGAGCTTTCATGGGTGATTATTTATCCTGTAATGAAATGAAGTCCAAGGGTGCATACATCAAGAGACAAGCTGGAATAAAAGAAGTGGTTGTGTTCTCTATACATGGTGAAGCTCTACATTCCAAGTTTGGTAGATCAGCTGTTCGTTTACCAAAAACAATCATCTTAACTCCAACCACATTGTACATTATTGGTCAAGCGGTAGCCCAGAATCAAGTCTCATATACCGTTGATAGAAAGGTCAATGTCGCACATATAAAGTATGTCAGTTTGACGAGTTTGGCAGACGACTGGGTGGGTATTTACGTCCAAGGTGAGAATTTACCAGATCCATTTATCAATACTGTGTTCAAGACTGAACTAATTACACACTTGAAACAATTAAACCGCGCTTTGGAAATCAAGGTGGGCCCAACTATTACCTACCAAAAGAAGCCAGGTAAGATACACACTGTGAAGTGCCAAGTTAGTCAGGCTGCACCCAAGTACGGTGACATATATAAATCCAGTACCATCTCCGTGCGCCAGGGACTTCCAGCCAACTCCAAGCAACatccaaaaccaaagaagaagagttcaTTGTTGGATGGCTCTGATGGTTATGCTCCTGTATCTACCTCTCAAAGACAATCTCGTCCTCAACCACCACAAGCAGCACAGCAATCGCAGCCACAACCACAACCGCAACAAAGGCAAAATAGACCCGTTGTGCCTCAAGCTAcacaaaagaagagagcTCCACCTCCACCGGGAGCAAACAACGTTTCCTCTTCCAATACTTCTTCTGGTGCTGGAATGGATCCAAGGAATCTGgctgctactgctgccCAAGCTGTTTACCATCCTCAAACATCACAACGTCCCAACAAGGCTGCTGCTCCTTCGAGGCCACAACAGCCACAACAGccacagcaacaacagcaacaacagcaacaacaacagcaacagcaacaacctGGGAAGAAAAGCgttcctcctcctccaccTCCACCTCCACCATCCAACCaaaatattccaaaattCCAAGCCGCATACGACTTCACAGGTACAGGTTCTCCTAGCGAATTGCCATTGACAAAAGGAACTGTCATTACAGTTTCCAAGCAAGATCCAAGTGGCTGGTCGCTTGGTAAATTATTGGATGGATCCAAGGAAGGTTGGGTGCCAACTAATTATATTGTTGAATACAAGGAGTCCCAGGCCCCACCTGCCCCTCCTGCCCCTCCTGCTGCCGCTGCCACTACTAACAACAATTACAAtgctgcttctgctgctgccgtTGGTACTGCTGCCGCAGTTGGCGTTGCTGCAGGTGCTGCCGCAGGTGCTGCAATGGCACAAAACTCATTCAGTGCTGGTCTTGCTGATGCTTTGGCAGCAAGAGCCAATACCATGAGACTAGAAAGTGACGATGAAAGCGCTGGCAACGCTGAAGAGGATGATGACTGGTGA
- the HFD1 gene encoding hexadecenal dehydrogenase, with translation MTKLEYTPLEDIPAKIDSAVEFYKARQLRLSKAKNPLKQDIAERKRCLQRLYWAIKDREEQLVEAMEQDFHRARSESMTVELIPLYNNILYIIDNLEKNIKPKKIKSSGIAYRFGSIVIEKIALGTVLVISPFNFPILLALDPLAGAIAGGNSVVFKPSELTGNCARLMEEICREAFEPGHVETVQGGVEETTVLLDSGKFDKIFYTGSPAVGAIIAEKAGKSLTPCVLELGGKSPAFVTENLPKSKWDTAIRRIFFSSFGNSGQICVAADYILCHESIYEEFTALCKKILHEFFPKITPETEYTYMVHKRASDRIKKILDSSKGEKFAAQSDGNLPETCIPPTLIINATWDDSSMESENFGPILPIVKYSDLDRAIDQVLQRHDMPLVQYVFSDSKSEAAHITTRIRSGDCIIGDTMIHVGIEEAPFGGIRSSGYGNYHGTYTFKTFTHERTVFKQSYWVDILINIRYPPFDKFKTRVAQISTESKPNFDRNGNKTFNYKLFGFVLVSGIVLAFLLRKWT, from the coding sequence ATGACTAAGCTCGAGTATACTCCATTGGAAGATATTCCAGCAAAGATTGACTCTGCTGTAGAGTTCTACAAGGCCCGCCAGTTAAGGTTATCTAAGGCAAAAAATCCCTTGAAACAGGACATCGCAGAGCGGAAAAGATGCTTGCAAAGGCTCTATTGGGCAATTAAAGACCGTGAGGAGCAGCTGGTAGAAGCTATGGAACAGGATTTCCACAGGGCGAGAAGTGAATCTATGACTGTGGAACTTATTCCGTTGTACAACAATATTCTTTACATTATTGATAATCTagagaagaatatcaagcccaagaagatcaagagcAGCGGAATTGCTTACAGGTTTGGGTCCATAGTGATTGAGAAGATTGCACTTGGGACAGTGTTGGTGATTAGTCCGTTTAACTTCCCTATTTTGTTGGCTTTGGATCCGCTAGCTGGGGCCATAGCCGGAGGGAATTCGGTTGTGTTTAAGCCAAGTGAGCTTACTGGCAATTGCGCTAGGTTGATGGAAGAAATATGCCGTGAGGCTTTTGAACCGGGTCATGTCGAGACTGTGCAAGGtggtgttgaagaaactacCGTGTTGTTGGATTCTGGGAAGTTCGATAAGATCTTTTACACCGGGTCTCCTGCTGTTGGTGCGATAATAGCGGAGAAAGCAGGGAAGAGCTTGACACCATGCGTGTTAGAACTTGGTGGTAAATCTCCTGCGTTTGTGACCGAGAACTTGCCCAAGTCCAAGTGGGATACTGCCATTCgcagaatcttcttcagttcGTTTGGCAATTCGGGCCAGATTTGCGTCGCTGCCGACTATATCCTGTGCCATGAGTCTATCTACGAAGAGTTCACCGCTTTATGCAAGAAAATATTGCACGAGTTCTTCCCCAAGATCACCCCGGAAACCGAATACACATACATGGTTCACAAGAGAGCTAGTGACAGGATCAAGAAGATACTAGATTCTAGTAAAGGTGAGAAATTTGCAGCCCAGAGCGATGGGAATTTGCCTGAAACGTGTATTCCTCCAACTTTGATCATCAATGCAACATGGGACGACTCAAGCATGGAATCCGAAAACTTTGGTCCTATTTTGCCCATTGTTAAATATTCTGATCTTGACCGTGCCATTGATCAAGTTTTGCAAAGGCACGACATGCCTTTGGTGCAGTACGTATTTTCGGATTCCAAGAGCGAGGCTGCTCATATAACTACCAGGATCAGATCAGGAGATTGTATTATTGGCGACACCATGATCCACGTAGGTATCGAGGAGGCACCCTTTGGTGGTATTCGTTCCTCTGGTTACGGTAACTACCATGGAACTTACACATTCAAGACGTTCACTCACGAGAGAACGGTTTTCAAGCAAAGCTACTGGGTGGATATCTTGATCAACATTAGATATCCTCCATTCGATAAGTTTAAGACTCGTGTGGCCCAGATTTCCACGGAATCCAAACCTAACTTCGACAGAAATGGTAATAAGACTTTCAACTACAAGCTCTTCGGGTTCGTTTTGGTTAGTGGAATCGTCTTAGCATTCTTGCTGAGAAAATGGACATGA